In Bacteroidota bacterium, one DNA window encodes the following:
- a CDS encoding lamin tail domain-containing protein: MQYLVPSTTFTVVASNSFGCTASATTSAVSVTSNTASISGTPNTICPTETIVLTASGSGSITGYQWNESGTPISGETASTFNATAPGSYTVSITADGCTATSAPFVITFTQYTIAASAGSNGSISPSGSVSVDCGANQTFTITPNSGYQVQDVLVDAVSVGAVTTHTFTNVTAAHTISATFSLIPCASPATANAGTDATVCSGDYTLAGSIGGAATTGTWTSSGTGTFNPSNVFGTATSYTPSGADLAAGTVTLTLTTDDPDGAGTCLAAFDDVVISLGTTISISPSCTTVLGGRTSTLTTTATNAASYLWSTSETTANITTPAVVSAGTPTYTVTATAANACTASASVTLTEVTALAGTYAIPGTGCTDFATIAASVIYMNTYGIAGAVTFNVAGGHTETANPLTNGIVMTATGTSTNTITYQKSGAGANPKVTAFGGGTGTSSSATPNGIWSLVGSDYVTIDGIDLQDNNTVNPAAMEFGYGLFKASATNGAQNNTIKNCVVTLNRVNNASGSGPMVEGSIGINVVNSTNTAAVTSLTPTTVDGTNSNNKFYGNTIQNVNYGIVINGFAAATPFTLGDTGNDIGSVAGNNILNFGGAASAANPSAGIRVNNQWGVIISNNTVNNNNGSGVNHVTILRGIYGEAGTSANATITNNLVTLTSGATTAITRGIENIIGSTAASNTVDLNGNTVVINSSTLTTGVVTGILNTATAATVNMNGNTLQNWTLSGTAIDLGISGGTPTTLNINNNLISNINRTGVSGTQRGIIAGSPATMNVGNNVIDGISFSAATSTGSIDGIYNLASAVTVNITNNIVRNLSTPTTGTLTGIRENTVAGTKTISSNQVYGFTTTSGGVGGASMNGIVCTVGNVNMSSNDVHSLNSTGTTGGTGGTIAGITSAGGTTNNIFKNKVYDLSSTSTGPSVWGIFLNGATTNNVYNNAIADLRAPAATGTISVAGINANGGTTDNIVFNSVHLNATSSGANFSTSAMYSSATPTTIVLRNNIFVNNSTPNGTGVASAYRRTAAALTNYSSLSNNNLFWAGATPSATTAIFYDGTTAQATLANFQTLVATRDNSSVTENPAFISTTGSSVDFLQITAGTSVAESGGVNITGITDDFASVIRAGNPGYLGTGTAPDIGAREFEGTNPVACTTVDAGVISTSPALPLTFCGSGSVTFSTSGINTAPGITYQWSSSAVSGGPYTPISGATSPAYVATVTSTAYYILTVTCASSSTSADAAEVLVTVNPVPTAVICPAGPVTFCSATPTVLTASTSATTPAYQWSLNGTTVSGATASTFTPLASGSYTVIVTENGCAFTSTAVAVTINVTPTTTASASSNNLCGPGTIDLNATTAVLPSAVTTYSFAASTATYVPLSGGTASTAVGDDVFEASVPIGFTFMYNGSPFTTFGITSNGAIQMGSVAASQITNTLATVANIIGPMWEDDNSTNGVISYLTTGTAPNRVCTVDYFNMSIGGSGSTANPVCNFQIRMHENGTIEFHYGNLVANTLSASIGITGAVGSYISVTPAVTPTTSSATPNNSINSVVDIPTGTLYTFTPPSATYSWTSDPAGFTSSTQNNTGVAVSGTTTYTVVVSSGAGCTSSSSVLVTVAAPLVVTIPTDVYVCTGQTSSVAATAVGGGLPYTYQWYDVTATPVSGQTSATLSIVMSGTADEAYYVEVSDACGNIETSGFVTLHDQPYPTVAVSPSTSGICVTGSSTLTASGATTYSWTPAGSLNVATGATVIASPTANTVYTVTGTTNGCSSTATATVNYGTPIIDALATATPPSVCAGGTTQLQGSGVSFYPYQAIKITEVTLFSGGTGQTPSYPVHIGTGDADYVELTNISSTSVDISGFTFADYSSNSATATHPYTFASGTIVPAGGVVVVKMGTGTDSPSNLFFCTGGTTSYSSGGLVGIVIKSGSIVADAVGLNSGYVFNAGTGVTATDWTGFASSPSGNAGTVRTAAIDNNSGSDWVASSVTAQSIGTNNGGFTPLSGGTITYSWSPSASLDDPNISNPIATPPTGTTVYTVTMTNPGGCTATATVSVDAGTLPTVTLGGADVCTGGSTTLTATVLGGGAPYTYEFGDGVGFTPPQAGNTFAISPTTTTLYTVVVTDNCGNTTSATHTITVNPIPTVAITPTASGYCVTGSVSMTASGATTYTWSPATGLSATTGATVTATPTASTTYTVTGTSLGCSATATNTVEVGVAITSITATATPNSICVGGTSQLNSVATAPLPSTVNVYTFSAGTGTTLDPMTGATQVIGSSNDDTPTGAPASIGFNFSFNGTSYNQYSVSPDGWILLGGATATSSFSNGVALTTNIPKIYPIWDDLATGTDGNVQTLVTGTAPNRIFIVQWFVTMPRVLAGPANSTFQAWLYETSNKIEFRYGTMGNTGSASGGLTAGATNFQSLTFATNTASTAAANDGNAASPSAGTIYTFNAPSQAITYSWSPSVDLDNASIANPIATPTATTTYTVTASTNGGCTASATVEVLVGVPPSVTLNASPLNVCSGGTTTLTATVTGGGAPYTYEFGDGVGFTPPQAGNSFVVTPTAATTYTVIVTDACGATTSATVNVTVGAAPTITATSSAGGYCNTGTVTLTAAGGVTYVWSPATALSATTGTSVDASPTTTTTYTVVGTSADGCTASTTITVTVSTVAPPSPVVTGYSICTGASIPTGEGLVANCGTVTTTTTTHAFGGAPFLVIGTYPVVTTVSTLTVPALPAGAVVQSAVLRMTGVQALAPYSWASDIRLGLSGDYILGPGSISTATGPANFAPFDIPLTGYSQTSAATFNLILGDELDDNGTGDLAVFSSEIIITYTVSSSSLNWFTASTGGTSISTDPTLDPIGLAGSGLADSNTPGIYTFYAECSNGFCTSPRVPVTLSIGQTLSVTAASDVTSTCTGASVALSSTVVGGGQPYTYSWSDGTNVIGTTASLSTVIAGNTTYTVTVTDDCGATASSSVSVTTLPSPTVGVTPTSAAFCAVPAGGSVVLTANGAVSYEWSPITGLNNSTINPVTASPTTTTIYTVVGTAANGCTASATTTVTVGLPVNASATATPTNICSGATSQLQASGASVGSALLFTEVVLFRTGTGATPTYPAAITGADLVEITNISTASVDVSGYQFFDYTSASTTANHAYTFLPGTIIPAGGVLTLNLGTGTDSPVDLYFNTGGTNDSYSSGTNLGWYLNQVLRLSM; the protein is encoded by the coding sequence TAGTTGCAAGTAATTCATTTGGCTGTACAGCTTCTGCTACAACATCTGCGGTTTCTGTAACTTCAAATACAGCTTCAATTTCAGGAACTCCAAATACAATTTGTCCTACAGAAACTATCGTGTTGACTGCATCCGGTTCAGGATCGATCACAGGATATCAGTGGAATGAAAGTGGAACTCCTATCTCAGGTGAAACAGCATCTACTTTTAATGCTACAGCACCGGGATCATATACAGTATCAATTACAGCAGACGGATGTACAGCTACATCTGCTCCTTTTGTAATTACATTCACACAATATACAATAGCAGCAAGTGCGGGATCAAATGGATCAATTTCTCCATCAGGTTCAGTATCTGTTGATTGTGGTGCGAATCAAACATTCACGATCACTCCAAATTCAGGATATCAGGTTCAGGATGTATTGGTAGATGCAGTTTCAGTAGGTGCAGTAACAACACATACTTTCACGAACGTTACAGCTGCTCATACGATCAGTGCTACATTCAGTCTGATTCCTTGTGCTAGCCCTGCTACTGCAAATGCAGGAACAGATGCTACAGTTTGTTCAGGTGATTATACTTTAGCCGGTTCAATTGGTGGAGCTGCAACAACAGGAACATGGACATCAAGCGGAACAGGTACATTCAATCCATCGAATGTATTCGGAACAGCAACTTCATATACTCCATCAGGAGCTGATCTTGCTGCCGGTACAGTAACATTAACGTTAACAACTGATGATCCAGACGGAGCCGGAACCTGCCTTGCAGCTTTCGATGACGTAGTGATCTCTCTTGGTACTACAATTTCAATTTCTCCTTCTTGTACAACAGTACTTGGTGGCCGTACTTCAACGCTTACAACTACAGCGACGAATGCAGCTTCATATTTATGGTCAACTTCAGAAACAACGGCTAACATTACAACTCCTGCTGTAGTTTCTGCAGGTACTCCAACTTACACAGTAACAGCAACTGCAGCTAATGCATGTACAGCTTCAGCTTCTGTAACACTTACAGAAGTAACAGCGCTTGCAGGAACATATGCAATCCCTGGAACAGGATGTACAGATTTCGCAACAATTGCAGCTTCTGTAATCTATATGAATACTTATGGAATCGCAGGTGCGGTTACATTTAACGTAGCAGGTGGTCACACTGAAACAGCAAATCCGCTTACCAATGGTATCGTGATGACTGCAACAGGAACATCAACTAATACAATTACTTATCAGAAATCAGGTGCAGGTGCTAATCCAAAAGTTACGGCTTTCGGTGGTGGTACTGGAACTTCATCATCAGCTACTCCAAACGGTATCTGGTCATTAGTAGGATCTGATTATGTAACAATCGATGGTATCGATCTTCAGGACAACAATACAGTGAATCCTGCAGCGATGGAATTCGGTTACGGATTATTCAAAGCAAGTGCAACAAATGGTGCACAAAATAATACGATCAAAAATTGTGTTGTTACATTGAACAGAGTAAATAACGCATCTGGTTCAGGTCCAATGGTAGAAGGTTCAATCGGTATCAATGTTGTTAACTCAACAAATACTGCTGCGGTAACTTCATTGACTCCTACAACAGTTGACGGAACAAACTCAAATAACAAGTTCTACGGAAACACAATTCAGAATGTAAACTACGGTATCGTGATCAACGGTTTCGCAGCAGCAACGCCATTCACACTAGGTGATACAGGAAACGATATCGGTTCAGTTGCCGGTAACAACATCCTGAACTTTGGTGGTGCAGCATCAGCAGCAAATCCTTCAGCAGGTATTCGTGTTAACAATCAGTGGGGAGTAATTATCTCTAACAACACTGTAAATAACAACAATGGCTCTGGTGTAAATCACGTAACAATCCTTCGTGGTATATATGGTGAAGCAGGTACAAGTGCAAATGCAACTATTACTAATAACTTAGTTACATTAACATCAGGTGCTACAACTGCAATCACAAGAGGTATAGAGAATATTATTGGATCAACAGCTGCTTCAAATACAGTTGATTTGAACGGTAATACAGTAGTTATTAACTCTTCTACACTTACAACTGGAGTTGTTACAGGTATCTTGAATACTGCAACAGCTGCAACAGTAAATATGAATGGTAATACTCTTCAAAACTGGACATTAAGTGGAACAGCAATTGACCTTGGAATTTCCGGAGGTACACCTACTACACTTAATATTAATAATAACCTGATCAGTAACATTAACCGTACAGGTGTTAGTGGAACTCAAAGAGGTATTATTGCGGGTAGTCCGGCTACAATGAATGTAGGTAACAACGTTATTGATGGAATATCATTCTCTGCTGCAACTTCAACAGGTAGTATTGATGGTATCTACAATCTTGCTTCTGCAGTCACTGTAAATATTACTAATAACATCGTACGCAATCTATCAACGCCAACAACTGGTACACTTACAGGTATCCGTGAAAACACGGTAGCTGGTACAAAAACGATCAGTTCTAATCAGGTTTATGGATTCACAACTACATCAGGTGGTGTCGGTGGTGCTTCTATGAACGGTATCGTTTGTACAGTAGGAAACGTAAATATGAGCAGTAATGATGTTCACTCATTGAATAGTACCGGTACAACAGGTGGTACAGGTGGAACTATCGCAGGTATTACATCTGCAGGTGGTACAACTAATAACATCTTTAAAAACAAGGTTTATGATTTATCATCAACTTCAACTGGTCCTTCAGTTTGGGGTATCTTCTTAAACGGAGCTACTACAAATAACGTTTACAACAACGCTATTGCTGATCTACGTGCACCGGCTGCAACAGGAACAATTTCTGTTGCCGGTATCAATGCTAACGGAGGAACTACTGACAATATCGTATTCAACTCAGTTCATTTAAATGCAACTTCAAGTGGTGCTAACTTCAGCACTTCTGCGATGTATTCATCTGCAACTCCGACTACGATCGTTCTTCGTAACAACATCTTTGTAAATAATTCAACTCCGAATGGTACGGGTGTAGCTTCTGCTTACCGTCGTACTGCTGCAGCGTTAACTAACTACTCAAGCTTGTCTAATAACAACTTGTTCTGGGCAGGTGCAACGCCTTCAGCAACTACTGCGATATTCTATGATGGAACAACAGCTCAGGCAACTTTAGCTAACTTCCAGACATTAGTAGCAACTCGTGATAATTCATCAGTTACAGAAAATCCGGCATTCATCAGCACAACAGGTTCTTCAGTTGATTTCTTACAAATCACTGCAGGTACTTCAGTTGCTGAAAGTGGTGGTGTGAATATCACAGGTATCACAGACGACTTCGCATCGGTAATCCGTGCAGGTAACCCTGGATATCTTGGAACAGGAACAGCTCCTGATATCGGAGCACGTGAATTTGAAGGAACTAACCCGGTAGCTTGTACAACGGTTGACGCAGGTGTTATTTCAACATCTCCTGCATTACCGCTTACATTCTGCGGATCAGGTTCAGTTACATTCTCTACTTCAGGTATCAATACAGCTCCTGGTATCACTTACCAGTGGTCAAGTTCAGCAGTGTCAGGTGGCCCGTACACTCCAATCAGTGGAGCGACTTCACCGGCTTATGTTGCAACTGTAACTTCAACAGCTTATTATATCCTTACAGTAACTTGTGCAAGTTCTTCTACATCAGCAGATGCAGCAGAAGTACTTGTAACAGTTAATCCGGTTCCTACAGCAGTTATTTGTCCTGCAGGTCCGGTAACATTCTGTTCAGCAACACCAACTGTATTGACAGCATCAACGTCAGCAACAACTCCGGCATACCAATGGTCGTTAAATGGTACAACGGTTTCAGGAGCGACAGCAAGCACATTTACTCCGCTTGCATCTGGTTCATATACTGTTATAGTAACTGAAAACGGATGTGCATTTACTTCTACAGCAGTAGCGGTTACTATTAATGTTACTCCAACAACAACTGCATCTGCTAGTTCTAATAACCTTTGTGGTCCTGGAACTATTGATTTGAATGCTACAACTGCAGTACTTCCTTCTGCTGTAACAACTTATTCATTCGCTGCATCTACTGCAACCTATGTTCCACTTAGTGGTGGTACAGCAAGTACAGCAGTCGGAGATGATGTGTTCGAGGCAAGTGTTCCAATTGGATTTACATTTATGTACAATGGTTCTCCATTTACAACATTCGGTATTACATCGAATGGTGCAATTCAAATGGGTTCAGTTGCAGCTTCTCAGATCACGAATACATTAGCAACAGTTGCTAATATAATCGGACCAATGTGGGAAGACGATAATAGCACTAACGGTGTAATTTCATATTTAACAACCGGAACTGCTCCAAATAGAGTTTGTACAGTTGATTACTTTAACATGTCAATTGGTGGAAGTGGAAGCACAGCCAATCCAGTTTGTAATTTCCAGATCAGAATGCACGAGAATGGTACAATTGAATTCCATTATGGAAACCTTGTAGCAAATACATTATCTGCATCGATTGGTATTACAGGTGCTGTTGGAAGTTATATCAGCGTAACACCTGCCGTAACGCCAACTACATCATCTGCAACTCCTAATAATTCAATTAATAGTGTAGTAGATATTCCAACAGGAACTCTATATACATTCACTCCTCCATCAGCTACATACTCTTGGACATCAGATCCAGCGGGCTTCACTTCTTCGACTCAGAATAATACAGGAGTTGCAGTAAGTGGAACAACAACTTACACAGTTGTTGTGTCAAGTGGAGCAGGATGTACATCAAGTTCAAGTGTTCTTGTTACAGTTGCAGCTCCATTAGTAGTTACTATACCTACAGACGTTTATGTTTGTACTGGTCAGACTTCATCAGTAGCTGCTACAGCAGTTGGTGGTGGTCTTCCTTATACTTATCAGTGGTATGATGTAACTGCTACACCGGTTTCAGGTCAGACAAGCGCAACACTTTCAATTGTGATGTCAGGAACAGCAGATGAAGCTTATTATGTAGAAGTATCAGATGCTTGTGGAAATATTGAAACTTCAGGCTTCGTTACTTTACATGATCAACCATATCCAACAGTTGCCGTTTCGCCTTCAACATCAGGAATCTGTGTTACAGGTTCATCAACGTTGACAGCAAGTGGTGCAACAACATACTCTTGGACACCGGCTGGTTCACTTAACGTGGCTACAGGTGCAACAGTAATTGCATCACCAACAGCAAACACAGTGTATACCGTAACAGGTACAACTAATGGTTGTTCTTCAACTGCAACAGCAACTGTTAATTATGGAACTCCTATAATTGACGCACTTGCTACTGCAACACCTCCTTCAGTATGTGCCGGTGGTACAACTCAATTACAAGGAAGTGGTGTTAGTTTCTATCCTTATCAAGCGATCAAAATCACAGAAGTAACGCTATTTAGTGGTGGAACAGGTCAAACGCCTTCTTATCCAGTACATATCGGAACTGGTGATGCTGATTATGTAGAGCTTACAAACATCTCTTCAACATCTGTCGATATCAGTGGATTTACATTTGCTGATTATTCTAGCAACTCTGCAACAGCGACACATCCATATACATTTGCTTCAGGTACAATTGTACCGGCAGGTGGTGTGGTAGTAGTGAAGATGGGAACAGGAACAGATTCTCCTAGCAACCTATTCTTCTGCACAGGTGGTACAACATCATATAGCTCAGGCGGTTTAGTTGGAATTGTAATCAAATCCGGTTCAATTGTAGCTGATGCTGTTGGCTTAAACAGTGGTTATGTGTTTAACGCAGGTACAGGTGTTACTGCTACTGACTGGACAGGATTTGCATCTTCACCAAGTGGAAATGCAGGTACAGTAAGAACAGCAGCAATTGATAACAATTCCGGTTCAGACTGGGTTGCTTCGTCTGTTACTGCTCAGAGTATCGGAACAAACAACGGTGGATTTACTCCGCTTTCAGGTGGCACGATCACATATAGCTGGTCGCCATCAGCAAGTTTGGATGATCCGAATATTTCAAATCCAATCGCTACACCTCCAACAGGAACGACTGTTTACACAGTTACAATGACAAATCCTGGTGGATGTACAGCTACAGCTACAGTTAGTGTTGATGCAGGTACATTACCTACAGTAACATTAGGCGGTGCTGATGTATGTACTGGTGGTTCAACTACTCTTACTGCAACAGTATTAGGTGGTGGAGCTCCATACACGTATGAATTCGGTGACGGTGTTGGTTTCACACCTCCACAAGCCGGAAATACGTTTGCGATTTCTCCAACAACTACAACATTATATACTGTAGTAGTAACTGATAATTGTGGTAACACAACTTCAGCAACTCATACAATAACTGTTAATCCTATTCCTACAGTTGCTATTACGCCAACTGCTTCAGGATACTGTGTAACAGGTTCTGTAAGTATGACTGCATCAGGTGCTACTACGTACACTTGGTCACCGGCAACGGGATTGAGCGCAACAACAGGAGCTACAGTTACAGCGACTCCAACAGCTTCAACTACTTATACTGTTACAGGTACAAGTTTAGGTTGTTCTGCTACAGCTACTAATACAGTAGAAGTAGGGGTTGCGATTACAAGTATCACTGCGACTGCTACACCAAACAGTATTTGTGTAGGCGGAACATCACAACTGAATTCAGTTGCAACTGCTCCACTTCCTAGCACTGTAAATGTTTATACATTCTCAGCAGGAACAGGTACTACACTTGATCCAATGACAGGTGCTACACAAGTAATTGGTTCAAGTAATGATGATACACCAACAGGTGCTCCGGCTTCAATTGGATTCAACTTCAGCTTCAACGGTACATCATACAATCAGTATTCTGTATCTCCTGACGGATGGATCTTATTAGGTGGTGCAACAGCAACAAGCTCATTTAGCAATGGAGTTGCTCTTACTACTAACATACCGAAGATCTATCCAATTTGGGATGACCTTGCAACAGGAACTGACGGAAACGTACAGACTCTTGTAACAGGAACAGCTCCAAACAGAATCTTCATTGTACAATGGTTTGTAACTATGCCACGTGTATTAGCTGGCCCAGCCAACTCTACATTCCAGGCTTGGTTGTATGAAACATCAAACAAAATCGAATTCCGTTATGGAACGATGGGAAATACAGGTTCAGCATCAGGTGGTTTAACTGCAGGTGCAACTAACTTCCAGAGTTTGACTTTCGCAACAAATACAGCAAGTACTGCTGCAGCGAATGATGGAAATGCTGCATCTCCAAGTGCAGGAACAATCTATACATTCAATGCACCATCACAAGCTATAACTTATAGCTGGTCGCCTTCTGTTGATCTGGATAACGCTTCAATAGCAAATCCAATCGCAACACCAACTGCAACTACAACTTATACAGTTACTGCAAGCACAAATGGTGGTTGTACAGCGAGTGCTACAGTTGAAGTATTAGTAGGTGTTCCGCCATCAGTAACATTGAATGCTTCGCCATTGAATGTTTGTTCAGGTGGTACTACTACTCTTACAGCTACAGTAACAGGTGGTGGAGCTCCATACACATATGAATTCGGTGACGGTGTTGGTTTCACACCACCACAAGCCGGAAATTCATTCGTTGTAACTCCAACTGCTGCTACTACATATACTGTGATCGTAACTGACGCTTGTGGTGCAACTACAAGTGCAACAGTAAACGTAACAGTAGGTGCTGCTCCAACAATAACAGCTACAAGTTCTGCAGGTGGATATTGTAATACAGGTACAGTTACATTAACTGCTGCCGGAGGCGTTACTTATGTATGGTCACCAGCTACAGCTCTTTCTGCAACTACAGGTACTTCAGTAGATGCTTCTCCAACTACAACAACTACTTATACTGTTGTTGGAACGAGTGCAGACGGTTGTACAGCTTCGACTACAATAACAGTAACAGTTTCAACTGTTGCTCCTCCATCACCGGTAGTAACTGGATATTCAATCTGTACAGGAGCTAGTATCCCTACAGGTGAGGGTCTTGTTGCTAACTGTGGTACAGTAACAACAACAACAACAACTCATGCATTCGGTGGTGCTCCGTTCTTAGTAATAGGAACTTACCCGGTTGTAACAACTGTTAGTACACTTACAGTACCGGCATTACCTGCAGGTGCAGTAGTTCAGTCAGCAGTTCTTCGTATGACAGGTGTTCAGGCACTTGCGCCATATTCATGGGCTTCAGATATTCGCCTAGGATTATCAGGTGATTATATTCTTGGTCCTGGATCAATCTCAACTGCGACAGGCCCGGCTAACTTTGCACCGTTTGATATTCCACTTACAGGATATTCTCAAACGTCTGCAGCTACATTTAACCTTATTTTAGGTGACGAACTTGATGACAATGGTACAGGTGACTTAGCAGTATTCAGCTCTGAGATCATTATCACATACACAGTTTCTTCTTCTTCACTTAACTGGTTTACAGCTTCAACAGGCGGTACTTCTATCAGCACTGACCCAACTCTTGATCCAATCGGATTAGCAGGTTCAGGTCTTGCAGATTCAAACACTCCTGGAATCTATACATTCTATGCAGAGTGTAGCAATGGTTTCTGTACTAGCCCACGTGTACCTGTTACACTAAGCATTGGACAGACATTATCAGTTACAGCGGCATCAGACGTAACTTCAACTTGTACAGGTGCATCAGTAGCATTAAGTTCTACAGTAGTAGGTGGTGGTCAGCCATACACTTATTCTTGGAGCGATGGTACTAACGTAATCGGTACAACAGCTTCATTGAGCACAGTGATCGCAGGAAATACTACATACACAGTTACAGTAACTGATGATTGTGGTGCTACTGCTTCAAGTTCAGTGAGCGTAACTACATTACCTTCACCAACAGTTGGTGTTACACCTACATCTGCTGCATTCTGTGCAGTTCCTGCAGGCGGTTCAGTAGTTCTTACTGCAAACGGTGCTGTATCATATGAATGGTCGCCGATCACAGGATTGAACAATTCAACGATCAATCCGGTAACAGCTTCTCCGACTACAACTACGATCTATACAGTAGTAGGAACAGCAGCTAACGGTTGTACAGCTTCGGCTACAACAACTGTAACAGTTGGTCTTCCTGTAAATGCTTCTGCAACGGCAACTCCAACAAACATCTGTTCAGGTGCAACTTCACAGTTGCAGGCATCGGGTGCTTCAGTTGGTTCAGCACTTCTATTCACAGAAGTAGTATTGTTCAGAACTGGTACAGGTGCAACTCCAACTTATCCGGCAGCTATTACAGGTGCTGACTTAGTTGAGATCACTAACATTTCAACAGCTTCTGTTGATGTGAGCGGTTATCAGTTCTTCGATTATACTTCTGCTTCAACTACTGCAAATCACGCTTATACATTCCTTCCAGGAACTATTATCCCTGCAGGTGGTGTGTTAACGTTAAATCTTGGTACAGGAACAGATTCACCGGTAGACCTATATTTCAATACAGGTGGTACGAATGATTCTTACTCTTCAGGTACAAACCTGGGTTGGTACTTAAATCAGGTTCTCAGATTATCGATGTAG
- a CDS encoding T9SS type A sorting domain-containing protein — MSYTWTVTGTGVAIVSGQGTNTVQVSVPAGFGQGSVQVRGVNCNGISAVRGMTITGTPTHSNTVSGPNFVCANGTATYSMATVTGATSHVWSVTGDATVVSQSTVGATTTATIAFGPSWTTGNVSITASNSCGSYARTFAVRSTPTQPGGITGPGSGLCGLTGVTYSIAAVTGATGYSWSVPAGVNIVSTAPNGLSIVVDFTPAFTSNSANICVSATNACGTGPARCFTVTSRPAAPVVTGPTSVCKTQSAVVYSVVPVASATSYLWSVTGGASIAPSGTSATVNFNTALTSSAVVRANANNACGASQPGQRNVSVNLFCRTAADNVSGVSTEVGAYPNPTSGKATVSFFAATESKYIVKVTDMIGNTLISDVVNATADYNTTEIDLTGVAKGMYMVSVTANDGTTETLRLVVE, encoded by the coding sequence TTGAGCTATACTTGGACTGTAACAGGTACAGGAGTAGCAATTGTTAGTGGTCAGGGAACAAACACAGTTCAGGTAAGTGTACCGGCTGGCTTCGGTCAAGGTTCAGTACAGGTTCGTGGTGTTAACTGTAACGGTATCTCTGCTGTTCGTGGTATGACAATCACAGGAACTCCAACACACTCTAATACAGTGTCTGGTCCTAACTTCGTTTGTGCTAACGGTACAGCTACATATTCAATGGCTACTGTAACAGGTGCTACTTCACATGTTTGGTCTGTAACTGGTGATGCAACAGTTGTATCTCAGTCTACAGTTGGTGCAACAACTACAGCAACGATTGCCTTCGGTCCATCTTGGACAACAGGAAATGTGTCAATTACTGCATCTAATTCTTGTGGTTCTTATGCTCGTACATTCGCTGTTCGTTCAACTCCAACTCAACCGGGTGGTATCACAGGTCCAGGATCTGGTCTATGTGGATTAACAGGAGTTACATATTCAATTGCAGCAGTAACAGGAGCAACAGGTTACTCATGGTCAGTTCCAGCTGGTGTGAACATCGTTTCAACAGCACCAAACGGATTGTCTATCGTTGTTGACTTCACACCTGCCTTCACTTCTAACTCAGCAAACATTTGCGTAAGCGCAACGAATGCTTGTGGTACAGGTCCGGCTCGTTGTTTCACTGTAACATCTCGTCCAGCTGCTCCGGTAGTAACTGGTCCTACTTCAGTTTGTAAAACACAATCTGCTGTTGTTTACTCTGTTGTTCCGGTAGCAAGTGCGACTTCATACTTATGGTCAGTAACAGGTGGTGCTTCAATCGCTCCATCAGGAACAAGTGCAACAGTTAACTTCAACACAGCTTTGACATCTTCAGCAGTTGTTCGTGCAAACGCAAACAACGCTTGTGGTGCTTCTCAGCCAGGTCAGAGAAATGTATCAGTTAACCTATTCTGCCGTACTGCAGCAGATAACGTTTCAGGTGTTAGTACAGAAGTTGGTGCATATCCAAACCCAACATCAGGTAAAGCAACTGTTTCTTTCTTTGCAGCTACTGAGTCTAAATACATTGTAAAAGTAACTGACATGATCGGTAACACACTGATCAGTGATGTTGTTAACGCAACAGCAGATTACAATACAACGGAAATCGACCTTACAGGTGTAGCTAAAGGTATGTACATGGTTAGCGTAACAGCTAATGATGGTACTACTGAAACTCTTCGCCTTGTAGTAGAATAA